In Deinococcus puniceus, one genomic interval encodes:
- the hisD gene encoding histidinol dehydrogenase, whose translation MQVLQGPDARAALTRTFNDIPVPDSVLARIASTFGEALTPTQVVERIIADVRARGDDALRDWTERLDGVRPEHLEVSAEELADATVDADLHAAIRLAIARVRAFYMQQPAHGFLNHDEGGALGQLIRPLGRVGVYVPGGLAPLISTLIHTAVPAQVAGVPEIVIATPPAAGGQIHPAILVAARELGLTRIVRVGGAQAIAALAYGTATLPAVDKIAGPGNLFVVIAKRLVYGQTGIESLPGPTETLVVADDSADARYVAADLLAQAEHNGAEPVLVSTSRDLLIRVQAELGGQLENLPEPNRTWARDSVQARMKVILAADLHEALDLANLYAPEHLCLLTRDPWSLLGRVQRAGGVFIGEASMEALGDYVAGPSHVMPTGGTARFMSPVNVRDFQNIISVIGVNEATLHRIGPAAALLARAEGLEAHARAIESRLVAEEV comes from the coding sequence ATGCAAGTCCTTCAAGGCCCCGACGCCCGCGCCGCCCTGACCCGCACCTTCAACGATATTCCTGTGCCTGACAGTGTTCTGGCCCGCATAGCAAGCACGTTTGGCGAGGCGCTGACGCCCACGCAAGTCGTGGAGCGAATCATTGCCGATGTGCGGGCACGCGGCGACGATGCCCTGCGCGACTGGACAGAACGGCTGGACGGGGTGCGCCCCGAACACTTGGAAGTGAGTGCCGAGGAACTGGCCGACGCGACGGTAGACGCCGACCTCCACGCTGCAATTCGGCTGGCGATTGCCCGCGTGCGTGCCTTCTATATGCAGCAGCCCGCGCACGGCTTCCTCAACCACGATGAAGGCGGGGCACTGGGCCAACTGATTCGCCCGCTAGGACGGGTGGGCGTGTACGTGCCGGGGGGCCTCGCGCCGCTGATCAGCACCCTGATTCATACCGCTGTGCCCGCGCAGGTGGCAGGCGTGCCCGAAATCGTGATTGCCACGCCGCCTGCCGCGGGCGGCCAGATTCACCCGGCCATTCTGGTGGCCGCCCGCGAATTGGGCCTGACCCGGATTGTGCGTGTGGGCGGCGCTCAGGCGATTGCGGCTCTGGCATATGGCACGGCCACCTTGCCCGCTGTAGACAAGATTGCTGGCCCCGGCAACCTCTTCGTGGTGATTGCCAAGCGGTTGGTGTACGGCCAGACCGGAATAGAAAGCCTGCCGGGGCCGACGGAGACGCTGGTGGTGGCCGACGACAGCGCCGACGCCCGCTACGTGGCCGCCGATCTGCTGGCACAGGCCGAACACAATGGCGCGGAACCCGTGTTGGTGTCCACCAGCCGTGACCTTCTTATTCGGGTACAGGCCGAACTGGGCGGCCAACTGGAGAACCTGCCCGAACCCAACCGCACTTGGGCGCGGGATAGCGTGCAGGCCCGCATGAAGGTCATTTTGGCCGCCGACCTGCACGAAGCTCTCGACCTCGCCAACCTGTACGCCCCCGAACACCTCTGTCTGCTGACCCGCGACCCGTGGAGCCTGCTGGGGCGCGTGCAGCGGGCGGGTGGCGTGTTTATCGGGGAAGCGAGCATGGAAGCCTTGGGTGACTATGTGGCAGGCCCCAGCCACGTTATGCCGACTGGCGGCACGGCCCGCTTCATGAGTCCGGTCAATGTGCGCGACTTTCAAAACATCATCAGCGTGATCGGCGTAAACGAGGCCACCCTGCACCGCATCGGCCCCGCCGCCGCCTTACTTGCCCGCGCCGAAGGGCTGGAAGCACACGCACGGGCTATTGAAAGCAGGCTAGTGGCTGAGGAAGTTTGA